The proteins below are encoded in one region of Rhodopirellula halodulae:
- a CDS encoding methyltransferase regulatory domain-containing protein translates to MSNYDEVPYPDFIHPVTHPGNMAAIARLNGLDAVPPESCRVLELACGPGGNLISLASLLPNSQFEGVDLAAGHIKTGNAVIAKLGLNNIQLKHGNIEDWAVEPQADDERFDYIIAHGVYSWVPDAVRQSILAICQMRLSERGVALISYNTYPGWHQREMARDIMRYHAEGIDDPLTRLRHGKALLSSVMQNVPQGSAYRLSLEEELKALEQANQAYVFHEQFEDTNEPRYFHQFAAEASSHLLQYIAEAEWGDTTYEYVRPDVARALASLPKTRRAQTLDYFRRRTFRQTLVCHESVTLSETLQSSEIETMHLASTSTMQDGQLTGSNGLSGSVGYPVTQIAMQRLIELYPRTISFEELCREVKSTSPDSDTPEAMEDLKADLFELVCVGLVTVSASSVQPCCTVSTHPHVAELAREQARTGETVTNLWHQPIRLDDVTAHLVRCCDGKTDHAGLIEQMTQYAMSNGGLVEGDQVVTGEERLRPLVSIKMQANLQRLAGMALLIA, encoded by the coding sequence ATGAGCAACTACGACGAAGTCCCCTATCCCGATTTCATTCACCCGGTCACCCATCCGGGAAACATGGCGGCGATCGCTCGTTTGAATGGCTTGGACGCGGTGCCGCCGGAGTCTTGTCGCGTGTTGGAACTTGCCTGCGGTCCAGGCGGCAACTTGATCTCGCTGGCGAGTTTGCTTCCGAACAGCCAGTTCGAAGGTGTGGACTTGGCGGCCGGTCACATCAAAACAGGCAATGCGGTCATCGCCAAGTTGGGTCTGAACAACATTCAATTGAAGCATGGCAACATCGAGGATTGGGCTGTCGAACCCCAAGCCGATGATGAACGCTTTGACTACATCATCGCGCACGGAGTGTATTCCTGGGTGCCCGATGCGGTCCGGCAATCCATTTTGGCGATCTGTCAGATGCGACTGTCGGAGCGTGGCGTGGCATTGATCAGCTACAACACGTATCCCGGATGGCACCAACGCGAGATGGCACGGGACATCATGCGCTATCACGCGGAAGGCATCGATGATCCGTTGACTCGGTTGCGTCATGGCAAAGCTCTGTTGAGTTCCGTCATGCAAAACGTGCCCCAAGGGTCCGCTTACCGTTTGAGTCTGGAAGAAGAACTGAAAGCATTGGAACAAGCCAACCAAGCCTACGTTTTTCACGAGCAGTTCGAAGACACCAACGAACCGCGGTACTTCCACCAGTTTGCCGCGGAGGCATCGTCGCACTTGTTGCAGTACATTGCCGAGGCGGAATGGGGCGACACAACTTACGAGTACGTGCGACCGGATGTTGCTCGTGCGCTCGCGTCTTTGCCGAAGACGCGACGTGCTCAAACCCTCGATTACTTTCGACGCCGCACTTTTCGGCAGACGTTGGTGTGTCATGAATCCGTGACATTGAGTGAAACGTTGCAATCATCCGAAATCGAGACCATGCATTTGGCTTCCACGTCGACGATGCAGGATGGGCAGCTAACGGGCAGCAATGGATTGAGCGGATCGGTTGGCTACCCCGTCACACAAATCGCGATGCAGCGATTGATCGAACTCTATCCTCGCACGATTTCTTTCGAGGAGTTGTGTCGCGAAGTCAAATCAACATCGCCGGACTCCGACACACCCGAGGCCATGGAAGATTTGAAGGCGGATCTGTTCGAATTGGTTTGCGTTGGTCTGGTCACGGTCAGTGCCTCCAGCGTTCAACCGTGTTGCACCGTGTCGACTCACCCCCATGTCGCGGAACTGGCCCGAGAGCAAGCACGGACGGGCGAGACCGTGACCAACCTATGGCATCAACCCATTCGGCTGGACGATGTGACGGCGCACCTCGTCCGTTGCTGCGACGGCAAGACTGACCACGCCGGGTTGATCGAGCAGATGAC
- a CDS encoding ThuA domain-containing protein: protein MNTLKFLRLQLVTALALLASLLVPNISTAESQKLVLVAGKPSHPPRMHEFNAGVQLLAKSLQDVEDLDVEVVLNGWPTDESVFEDADAVVFYMDGGGRHEIVQEEGRRLKIIDQWAKQGVGLGFMHYGVEVVADQAGEEMMRWIGGHYENAFSCNPIWEPSFTVFPDHPVTQGVKPFQINDEWYFNMRFLSGSAGNEAETVDGMKFQPILLAKPSDDVRDGPYVYPRGPYDHIQASKGRAEAMMWVVERTDGGRGFGFTGGHFHDNWGNDDYRKVVLNTLVWTAKGDVPSNGIESTVTQDELDLNLDPKKPRKKK from the coding sequence GTGAACACCTTGAAATTCCTCCGTTTGCAATTGGTCACCGCACTCGCACTTTTGGCCTCCTTGTTGGTGCCGAACATCAGCACAGCGGAGTCTCAAAAATTGGTATTGGTTGCCGGCAAGCCTTCACACCCGCCTCGCATGCATGAATTCAATGCGGGCGTCCAACTCCTCGCGAAATCACTGCAGGATGTCGAGGACTTGGACGTGGAAGTCGTGCTCAACGGCTGGCCGACCGATGAATCCGTCTTTGAAGATGCCGACGCGGTTGTTTTCTACATGGACGGCGGTGGCCGCCACGAAATCGTTCAAGAGGAGGGTCGTCGTCTGAAGATAATTGACCAGTGGGCCAAACAAGGCGTCGGGCTCGGGTTCATGCACTACGGCGTGGAAGTCGTCGCGGACCAAGCTGGCGAAGAAATGATGCGTTGGATCGGCGGTCATTACGAGAACGCTTTTTCCTGCAATCCAATCTGGGAACCCTCGTTCACCGTTTTCCCCGACCATCCGGTAACGCAAGGCGTGAAGCCGTTCCAAATCAACGACGAGTGGTATTTCAACATGCGTTTTTTGTCAGGATCGGCCGGTAACGAAGCCGAGACGGTGGACGGCATGAAGTTCCAACCGATCCTGCTCGCGAAACCATCGGATGATGTTCGCGATGGTCCCTACGTTTACCCTCGCGGACCCTACGATCACATCCAAGCATCCAAGGGCCGTGCGGAAGCGATGATGTGGGTGGTGGAACGAACCGACGGGGGCCGCGGCTTTGGTTTCACCGGTGGTCACTTCCACGACAACTGGGGAAATGACGACTATCGCAAAGTGGTGCTCAACACTCTCGTTTGGACAGCCAAAGGTGATGTCCCTTCGAATGGCATCGAGTCCACCGTGACCCAAGACGAATTGGACCTGAATTTGGATCCCAAGAAGCCACGTAAAAAGAAGTGA
- a CDS encoding DinB family protein, translating into MNFSDMVFRGYLGDLDDKELMLRPNPDCNHLAWQIGHLIVSEVMMVSGMFPDKKTELPEGFEEAHHKDNAGCDDASKFNTREEYFDLMTKVRANTLAALTEMDDSTLDDPSPEHMRAFCPTIGDMFILIGTHPMMHAGQVVPVRRSCGKPVLF; encoded by the coding sequence ATGAATTTCAGCGACATGGTGTTCCGAGGGTACCTCGGTGATTTGGACGACAAAGAGCTGATGCTGCGGCCAAATCCTGACTGCAATCACTTGGCGTGGCAGATCGGGCACTTGATCGTCTCCGAAGTCATGATGGTCAGCGGGATGTTCCCGGATAAAAAGACTGAGTTACCCGAAGGGTTCGAGGAAGCTCACCACAAAGACAACGCGGGCTGCGACGATGCGTCGAAGTTCAACACCCGCGAAGAATACTTTGACCTGATGACCAAGGTTCGGGCCAATACGCTGGCGGCCTTAACCGAAATGGACGACTCCACCTTGGACGACCCATCACCCGAACACATGCGTGCGTTTTGTCCGACCATCGGCGACATGTTCATCCTGATTGGAACCCACCCGATGATGCACGCTGGGCAGGTGGTTCCCGTGCGGCGGTCGTGTGGCAAACCTGTCTTGTTCTGA
- a CDS encoding dockerin type I domain-containing protein, protein MKNSSRRLRVENLETRRLLAGDFAMGPSLPDDWLESHPADAVTSSAVFASAEGSDQAAEGESVLKVRLDFSLDQSNFFTSRYPQARAAMQEAVDEVVARFNDTLSAINPPSRSEIQWQPAVLDPRTGALSALPQSFRAAANEIVVYVRGNNLTGLTRGLGGYNSFGVGYNCPDQACVNQANAFIQNLTTRGETGAAGSNPTDFAPVVGAITIDTRTGVDWYFGSIGSEDLGQTNFRALVSHEFAHVLGFGTAPSFTRYLSGSRFTGPQTNAVYPGSANVPMNGSSHFADSVRDVVPTTMTQYFDGFLSDLDFAALDDTGWEVAADDRPTVQLTSGEQTVPESAGEVTLTASLSATRTQSISVPFTVTGNASANSDYTLSPSAFNFSPGQRNATVTVNIVDDATNESLESVTVTLRDSTDAKLGDSVATTVHILDNDGAPVSETQLSNPEFSGTSITVPGNGQPLAFLFRASANTTFQVTKVGGNPPSEAFFVLDENLQPIGQYDGSGELTVSLAANRDYVLRFDARSTAEQYQVSSSAGYQAINNPVALNLLQPADVTGDGMVSALDALRVINLLNEFGQNAVNVGEGIVGNGNYYDVTGDGTVSSLDALRVINTLSGPPAASSESDSVNAVSAAALELTSAEEHEGDVHVHEHDHVHEHDDDHAHEEDHGDETSSENSLSGHVDPIISVFLHDHDHGDHDHEDHHHDDPDHDHDSELHGEDDETSSNALDAVLVDQVWVEVGASCFA, encoded by the coding sequence ATGAAGAACTCTTCCCGACGCCTTCGCGTTGAAAATTTGGAAACCCGTCGACTGCTGGCGGGTGATTTCGCGATGGGACCGTCACTGCCGGACGATTGGTTGGAGAGTCATCCAGCCGATGCGGTCACCAGCTCGGCCGTTTTCGCTTCGGCGGAAGGTTCGGATCAGGCGGCCGAGGGCGAAAGTGTCCTCAAAGTCCGTTTGGATTTTTCTCTCGACCAGAGCAACTTCTTCACCTCTCGTTATCCGCAGGCGAGAGCCGCGATGCAGGAGGCGGTGGACGAAGTCGTCGCGCGTTTCAACGACACGTTGTCGGCGATCAACCCACCCAGTCGTTCCGAGATTCAGTGGCAACCCGCGGTGTTGGATCCGCGGACAGGGGCACTCAGTGCGTTGCCGCAATCGTTTCGCGCCGCAGCGAACGAGATTGTGGTTTACGTTCGCGGAAACAACCTGACCGGGCTGACGCGAGGCCTGGGTGGGTACAACTCCTTCGGAGTGGGATACAACTGCCCCGATCAGGCCTGCGTCAATCAAGCGAACGCGTTCATTCAGAATTTGACCACTCGTGGGGAAACGGGCGCGGCGGGATCGAACCCCACCGACTTCGCACCCGTGGTCGGTGCGATCACCATCGACACCCGAACCGGTGTGGATTGGTACTTCGGATCGATTGGGTCGGAGGATCTCGGTCAAACGAACTTCCGTGCACTGGTGTCTCACGAATTCGCGCACGTGTTGGGTTTTGGAACCGCTCCGTCTTTCACTCGTTACCTATCGGGTTCGCGATTCACGGGACCACAAACCAACGCGGTTTATCCCGGCTCGGCCAACGTTCCCATGAACGGTTCGAGCCACTTCGCGGATTCAGTCCGTGACGTCGTGCCGACCACCATGACTCAGTACTTTGATGGCTTTTTGAGCGACCTGGATTTCGCGGCGTTGGATGACACTGGCTGGGAAGTGGCCGCGGATGACCGACCGACGGTGCAACTGACATCCGGTGAGCAAACCGTGCCGGAGTCGGCTGGCGAAGTGACCCTGACGGCTTCTTTGTCTGCCACTCGCACCCAAAGCATTTCCGTTCCATTCACCGTGACGGGAAACGCGTCGGCGAATTCGGATTACACGTTGTCGCCGTCGGCTTTCAATTTTTCGCCCGGTCAACGCAATGCGACGGTGACCGTGAACATCGTAGACGATGCGACGAACGAGTCGCTGGAATCCGTGACGGTGACGTTGCGGGATTCGACCGATGCAAAACTGGGTGACTCCGTCGCCACAACGGTTCACATTTTGGACAACGATGGTGCTCCGGTCTCCGAAACTCAACTGAGCAACCCGGAGTTCAGCGGCACATCCATCACCGTTCCCGGCAATGGTCAGCCGCTCGCCTTTCTATTTCGAGCATCCGCCAACACGACGTTCCAAGTGACGAAGGTTGGTGGCAATCCGCCATCGGAAGCGTTCTTTGTTCTCGATGAGAACTTGCAACCGATCGGACAGTACGACGGTTCGGGCGAGTTGACGGTTTCGTTGGCGGCAAACCGTGACTATGTCCTTCGCTTTGACGCTCGATCCACGGCCGAGCAATATCAGGTCAGCTCCAGTGCTGGGTACCAAGCGATCAATAACCCGGTGGCGTTGAACTTGCTCCAACCCGCTGACGTGACGGGTGACGGAATGGTTTCGGCGCTGGATGCCCTTCGCGTCATCAATCTTCTGAACGAGTTTGGTCAGAACGCAGTGAATGTTGGCGAGGGTATCGTTGGCAATGGCAACTACTACGATGTGACCGGTGACGGAACGGTGTCGTCGCTGGACGCTCTTCGCGTGATCAACACGTTATCAGGACCACCCGCCGCGAGTTCAGAAAGTGACTCGGTGAACGCAGTTTCCGCCGCGGCGCTGGAACTCACATCTGCCGAAGAACACGAAGGCGATGTCCACGTTCACGAACACGATCACGTCCACGAACATGACGATGATCATGCACACGAAGAAGACCACGGAGATGAAACATCCTCCGAGAATTCGTTGAGTGGGCACGTGGATCCCATCATCTCGGTGTTCCTGCATGACCACGACCATGGTGATCACGACCACGAGGATCATCACCATGACGATCCGGATCACGATCATGATTCGGAACTTCATGGAGAGGATGATGAAACTTCATCGAACGCTCTCGATGCGGTGTTGGTGGATCAGGTGTGGGTCGAAGTGGGCGCAAGCTGTTTCGCGTGA
- a CDS encoding protein adenylyltransferase SelO, translating into MTFDLKFDNRFTRDLPADSESRNFVRQVHQAGYSRVDPTHVSNPSWVAGSKEVANLIGLDQKWLGSDELTQAMAGNVLVDGMEPFAMCYGGHQFGNWAGQLGDGRAINLGEVQTADNHHWTLQLKGAGRTPYSRTADGLAVLRSSVREFLCSEAMHHLGVPTTRALSLVLTGEKVLRDMFYDGHPEHELGAIVCRVAPSFIRFGNFEIFASREDLETLRTLVDHTIRSEFPHLVEGESKITPDTIAAMFEEVCRTTATMVVHWMRVGFVHGVMNTDNMSILGLTIDYGPYGWLEDYDPDWTPNTTDAQGRRYRYAHQPQIAQWNLVALANALVPLVKEAEPLQRGIATYVSAFQDEWHAMMAAKLGWSTYESETDDELVDSLLTLLQLAETDMTIFYRQLADIELGTRSQPKELVLKDVLAILSPALYVADEVTEEYRQALMDWMRAYQQRVLSDAGHEPNDAERRQRMNLVNPKYVLRNYLAQLAIDASEKGDHSVVHELLDVLRRPYDEQPGKERFAEKRPEWARHRPGCSMLSCSS; encoded by the coding sequence GTGACCTTTGATCTGAAATTTGACAATCGATTCACGCGAGATTTGCCCGCGGACTCTGAGTCTCGCAACTTCGTTCGGCAAGTTCATCAAGCGGGTTACTCTCGGGTCGACCCGACACACGTGTCCAATCCCAGTTGGGTCGCGGGATCCAAAGAGGTCGCGAATCTGATTGGATTGGACCAAAAGTGGTTGGGTTCGGACGAGCTGACTCAGGCGATGGCCGGCAACGTATTGGTCGATGGCATGGAGCCGTTTGCGATGTGCTACGGCGGTCACCAATTCGGGAACTGGGCCGGTCAACTGGGCGACGGACGGGCAATCAACCTGGGCGAAGTCCAAACCGCTGACAATCATCATTGGACGTTGCAGCTCAAAGGCGCGGGACGCACGCCCTATTCACGCACGGCGGATGGATTGGCCGTGTTGCGATCCAGCGTCCGAGAATTTCTATGCAGTGAAGCGATGCACCATCTCGGCGTGCCCACGACGCGCGCATTGAGTTTGGTACTGACGGGTGAGAAGGTGCTTCGCGACATGTTCTATGACGGGCATCCGGAACATGAACTGGGGGCCATCGTTTGCCGTGTGGCTCCATCATTCATTCGCTTTGGCAACTTCGAGATCTTCGCCTCGCGAGAGGATCTGGAGACGCTACGCACGCTGGTGGATCACACGATTCGATCGGAGTTCCCGCATTTGGTCGAAGGCGAATCAAAGATCACTCCCGACACGATTGCGGCGATGTTTGAAGAAGTCTGCCGCACGACTGCCACCATGGTTGTGCACTGGATGCGAGTCGGCTTTGTGCATGGGGTGATGAACACCGACAACATGTCGATCCTTGGGCTGACTATTGATTACGGTCCGTATGGTTGGTTGGAAGATTACGATCCCGATTGGACGCCCAACACCACGGACGCGCAAGGCCGTCGCTATCGCTACGCGCACCAACCGCAGATCGCCCAGTGGAATTTGGTCGCTTTGGCCAATGCACTGGTTCCCTTGGTGAAAGAGGCCGAACCGTTGCAACGCGGCATCGCGACTTATGTCAGCGCGTTCCAAGACGAATGGCACGCGATGATGGCTGCGAAACTGGGATGGTCGACCTACGAAAGTGAAACCGATGACGAGTTGGTGGATTCGTTGTTGACGCTGCTGCAACTGGCCGAGACCGACATGACAATCTTTTATCGTCAACTTGCCGACATCGAACTCGGCACACGTTCGCAGCCGAAGGAGTTGGTCTTGAAAGACGTCCTCGCGATTCTGTCGCCAGCGTTGTACGTCGCGGATGAAGTCACCGAGGAATATCGGCAAGCCCTGATGGATTGGATGCGGGCCTATCAACAGCGAGTGTTGTCAGATGCGGGTCACGAACCAAATGATGCGGAACGTCGTCAGCGAATGAACTTGGTGAACCCGAAGTATGTGCTTCGTAACTATCTGGCTCAGCTAGCGATTGATGCGTCGGAAAAAGGCGACCACTCGGTTGTCCATGAATTGCTCGATGTGTTGCGACGCCCGTACGACGAACAACCCGGCAAAGAACGATTCGCGGAAAAGCGACCGGAATGGGCACGTCATCGTCCGGGTTGTTCGATGTTGTCGTGCAGTTCATAA
- the surE gene encoding 5'/3'-nucleotidase SurE: MRILLTNDDGVHAPGLAALRQQLRHLGEVITVAPATEQSGVGHSITYLTPLVPKSIHRDGVHWAWAVEGSPADCVKLSLAELFVDEPIDLVVSGINNGLNAGINVLYSGTVAAAIEGAFFGVTSVAVSLENSDDNDFDAAAVIARNVIGEIVRHEESRGGLFNLNVPTAATESASEVKVVPMGLAQYGRRYEKRQDPGGRDYYWALWTEPAKPPEEMTDVTQLRQGHVTLTPLHFNLTREGLLSEMKEWNLRP, encoded by the coding sequence ATGCGAATCTTGTTAACAAACGATGATGGTGTGCACGCTCCGGGGTTGGCTGCGCTACGTCAGCAGCTTCGGCATTTGGGCGAAGTGATCACGGTGGCTCCGGCGACGGAGCAAAGTGGCGTGGGGCACTCGATCACGTACCTGACGCCCTTGGTGCCGAAATCCATTCACCGCGACGGTGTGCATTGGGCTTGGGCCGTGGAAGGTTCGCCGGCGGATTGTGTGAAGCTGTCTTTGGCGGAGTTGTTTGTCGATGAGCCCATTGATTTGGTCGTCAGCGGAATCAACAACGGCTTGAATGCCGGAATCAATGTGCTGTATTCCGGCACGGTGGCGGCCGCGATCGAGGGGGCTTTCTTTGGTGTCACCAGCGTCGCTGTGTCGCTTGAAAATTCGGACGACAATGATTTCGATGCCGCGGCGGTGATCGCTCGCAATGTGATCGGCGAGATCGTTCGGCATGAGGAAAGTCGCGGTGGTTTGTTCAATCTGAACGTGCCGACGGCGGCAACTGAATCCGCCAGCGAGGTAAAGGTGGTCCCCATGGGGTTGGCCCAGTACGGACGTCGTTATGAGAAACGACAAGATCCCGGTGGACGTGATTACTATTGGGCGTTGTGGACCGAGCCTGCCAAGCCGCCCGAGGAAATGACGGACGTGACCCAGTTGCGTCAGGGGCATGTGACGCTGACGCCGCTGCATTTCAACTTGACGCGTGAAGGGCTTTTATCAGAGATGAAGGAATGGAACTTGCGCCCTTAG
- a CDS encoding DUF1552 domain-containing protein, producing MEKIAKRQQSKRLSRRRFLQRTGISAAALNFTMNLPSLALAADATPRQRLIIVFSPNGVIPKHFWPTAGEEKLEFKRILKPLEPFANQTLTIKGLCNQIQGDGDGHMRGMGCLLTGIELFPGDIQGGSDTPAGWSMGISIDQFLKNQLQADPSTRTRFGSLEFGVMVPDRADTWTRMSYAGANQPVAPIDDPYKMFDKLYGQAKNRELLASVLDDLTGDFKKIESMVSSEDRHLLQQHVELVRKVEKDLKIELEASTNNVGHAVPELTPNVEVQNDNMPEITRMQTELLVSAMAADFARVATFQITNSVGQPRMRWLDIDEGHHGLSHEPDSNEDAYEKLIRINTWYCEQIAHLAKRLQDTPEPGGEGSMLDHTTIVWTNELGKGNSHTRNDIPFVCVGGGLGLQTGRAKDYGKVPHNRFLLTIAEQMGFGQKTFGNPDFCGDGALTGLV from the coding sequence ATGGAAAAAATTGCTAAACGCCAACAGTCCAAACGTCTGTCTCGACGTCGATTCTTGCAGCGTACCGGCATCAGCGCCGCCGCGCTGAACTTCACGATGAATCTGCCGAGTCTGGCACTCGCCGCCGATGCGACTCCGCGTCAACGATTGATCATCGTCTTCAGTCCCAATGGTGTGATTCCAAAACACTTCTGGCCCACGGCGGGCGAGGAAAAGCTGGAATTCAAACGCATTCTGAAGCCGCTGGAACCTTTCGCGAACCAAACGCTGACCATCAAAGGTTTGTGCAACCAAATTCAAGGTGATGGCGATGGTCACATGCGAGGCATGGGATGTCTGTTGACCGGAATCGAATTGTTCCCCGGCGATATCCAAGGCGGCAGTGATACGCCCGCCGGGTGGTCGATGGGCATCAGCATCGATCAATTCCTGAAGAACCAATTGCAAGCTGATCCGTCCACGCGAACTCGGTTTGGATCGTTGGAGTTTGGCGTGATGGTTCCGGATCGGGCCGACACATGGACGCGGATGTCGTACGCGGGAGCGAACCAACCGGTCGCTCCGATCGATGATCCCTACAAGATGTTTGACAAGCTTTACGGCCAAGCGAAGAACCGAGAATTGCTGGCCAGCGTGCTGGATGATTTGACCGGCGATTTCAAGAAAATCGAATCCATGGTCAGTTCAGAAGATCGTCACCTGCTTCAACAGCATGTAGAGTTGGTGCGAAAAGTCGAGAAAGACTTGAAGATCGAATTGGAAGCCAGCACCAACAACGTGGGGCATGCGGTTCCGGAATTGACGCCGAACGTGGAAGTGCAAAACGACAACATGCCCGAGATCACTCGGATGCAAACCGAGTTGTTGGTGAGCGCCATGGCGGCCGACTTCGCTCGCGTAGCAACGTTCCAAATCACCAACAGTGTCGGCCAGCCTCGAATGCGATGGTTGGACATTGATGAAGGACACCACGGTCTGTCACACGAACCGGATTCGAACGAAGACGCTTACGAAAAACTGATTCGAATCAATACTTGGTACTGCGAGCAAATCGCTCATTTGGCGAAACGTTTGCAGGACACGCCGGAACCCGGTGGCGAGGGATCGATGTTGGATCACACCACGATTGTTTGGACCAACGAACTGGGCAAAGGCAACTCGCACACCCGCAACGACATCCCGTTTGTTTGCGTCGGTGGCGGATTGGGCCTGCAAACCGGGCGTGCGAAAGACTACGGCAAGGTTCCCCACAACCGATTCTTGTTGACGATCGCCGAGCAAATGGGCTTCGGCCAAAAGACATTCGGAAACCCCGATTTCTGCGGCGATGGTGCCCTGACCGGTCTCGTGTAA
- a CDS encoding NupC/NupG family nucleoside CNT transporter: MPQLNELFPRLICGLGIVVFVALAWCISSDRKNFPWRIVIGGLLLQFTLALLVLRTRPGRTAFKWIGDGFQTMMGTVDSGSGFLFSTGPSSTLQDSLLGTFAFGVLPTVIFFSALMSILYHLGVMQRIVWVMAWVMKFSLKTSGPETLAAAANVFVGHTEAPLVVRPYLSKMSRSELCAMMTGGFATVTGGLLGAYAKMGVDISHLLTASIISAPAALLIAKVMVPATDPTDADDAADDSMQLNIQRTSVNVIGAAVEGASEGLKLALNVGAMLIAFLSLIALIDLLLGGICHAFGWQSTDGDPILSLGVILGYACWPLAWLLGIPASECFAAGELIGLKTVANEFIAYQQLGQIAAAEDSPINPRTATVLTYALAGFSNFAAIGIQVGGIGGLVPERKSDLASLGLRAMFGGLLACCMTGAVAGMML, translated from the coding sequence GTGCCTCAGTTGAACGAATTGTTTCCACGTTTGATATGCGGACTGGGGATCGTCGTGTTTGTGGCACTGGCGTGGTGCATCAGCTCCGATCGCAAAAACTTTCCTTGGCGGATTGTGATCGGCGGCCTGCTGCTGCAGTTCACCTTGGCTTTGCTGGTCTTGCGAACTCGACCGGGACGGACGGCTTTTAAATGGATCGGTGATGGCTTTCAAACGATGATGGGAACGGTGGACTCCGGATCCGGCTTCCTCTTTTCCACCGGTCCGTCATCGACGCTGCAGGATTCCTTGCTGGGAACGTTTGCGTTTGGTGTTCTGCCGACGGTCATCTTCTTTTCCGCTCTGATGAGCATTCTGTATCACCTTGGCGTGATGCAGCGAATTGTGTGGGTGATGGCTTGGGTGATGAAGTTCTCACTAAAAACGAGCGGCCCTGAAACGTTGGCGGCTGCCGCGAATGTCTTTGTTGGTCACACCGAGGCTCCTCTCGTCGTGCGTCCTTACCTTTCCAAGATGAGTCGCAGCGAACTTTGCGCGATGATGACGGGAGGCTTCGCGACGGTGACCGGCGGTTTGTTGGGTGCGTACGCAAAAATGGGCGTCGACATCAGTCACTTGCTCACGGCGTCCATCATCAGCGCTCCCGCGGCACTTTTGATTGCGAAAGTCATGGTGCCGGCAACGGATCCAACGGACGCAGATGACGCGGCGGACGATTCCATGCAGTTGAACATCCAGAGAACCAGCGTCAATGTGATCGGCGCCGCGGTGGAAGGTGCCAGCGAGGGTCTCAAACTGGCGCTCAACGTGGGTGCGATGCTGATTGCTTTTCTATCGTTGATCGCACTCATTGATTTGCTGCTGGGTGGCATCTGTCACGCGTTTGGTTGGCAATCCACCGATGGCGATCCAATTTTGAGCCTGGGCGTGATCTTGGGCTACGCCTGTTGGCCGCTGGCTTGGTTGTTGGGAATTCCGGCATCGGAATGCTTCGCAGCCGGGGAGCTGATCGGTTTGAAAACCGTGGCCAACGAATTCATCGCCTACCAACAACTTGGGCAAATTGCCGCGGCGGAAGACTCACCGATCAACCCCCGCACGGCGACCGTGCTGACCTACGCCCTAGCCGGATTCAGCAACTTTGCCGCGATTGGAATCCAGGTCGGAGGCATTGGTGGCTTGGTTCCCGAGCGCAAATCCGATTTGGCGTCGCTCGGTCTGCGGGCGATGTTCGGTGGCCTGTTGGCGTGCTGCATGACGGGCGCCGTCGCGGGAATGATGCTCTGA